In Posidoniimonas corsicana, the genomic window TCCGTAGTCGCACCGCGCCGCAACAACGCCCTCGTCCTCGGGGACAACGTAGTAAGAGTGCACAAAGTAGAAGTAGGCGTTGTCTTGCACCCCGCTGAACAGTCGGGTCGGTTTCGCGAAGGCGGCCTGGTTCCAGCCCATGTGCGGCACCTTCAGCTCCCGCGGCACGTCGAACTTGACGACCCTACCCGGCACCACGCCCAGGCCCTGGTGCTCGCCGTCCTCGTAGCTGACGTCAAACAGCAGCTGCATCCCCAGGCAGACGCCGAGGAACGGCCTGCCGTCGGCGATCGCCTGCTGGATCGGCTCCACGAGCCGCTTCTTGCGGAGCGCGGCGATCGCGTCGGCATACGCGCCCACGCCGGGCAGCACCAGCTTGTCCGCGGCGGCGATCTGCGCGGGGTCATCGGTGATGACCGCGTCGTGGCCGACCTTCTCCAGCGCCTTCTGCACGGAGCGGAGGTTGCCCATCTCGTAGTTGATGATCGCCAGCATAGGTGCGAGGCTCGGGTCTCGGGGCTCAGGGGAGTCCCCTAGTTTAATCCCGACGGGCCCGGGGCGGCATGGGGGCCCGCGAGGCGCGAGGAGCAACGCCGAGGGCTGGCCGCAACTGTCTACCGGCGGCGCACCACCTCGGGATAGACAACCACCTCGATCCGGCGGTTCGCCTGACGCCCCGCATCGGTGGCGTTGGACATCCGCGGGTGGTTCCCGCCGTGGCCGATCACAAACACCTGCTGGGCCGGGACGTTGGCGCCGCGGGTCAGCAGGTCGTAGGCGGTAGTCGCCTGCGCCACCGACAGGTGGTGGCTGGTGGGAAACTGCGGCGACGCCGGCGGCGCGCTGTCGGTGTGGCCCTCGATGCCGATCACCTGCTCGGGGTAGGCGGCGATCACGTCGGCAGCAACCCGCATCAGCAGCTGGTCGCCGCCCGGCTTGAGCTGCGCGGCGCCGGGCTGGAAGACCTCGTCCGCGGGGATCGAGATGCGGATGGTGTCGCCGTCCTGGCGCACGTCGACCCCCGGCAGGCTGCCGACGCTGAGCGGACGCAACAGCGTGTTGTTGGCGCGGATGCCGGCCGGCCCGGGCGTCTTAACGCTGGCCATCATGGCCTGCGTCTTGCTCTGCAGCTGGGCGCGTTCCTGCTGGAGCCCGGCGAGTTGGTCGGTGGTGGCGCGGAGCTGCGACTGCGTCGCGGAGACCTGCTCGCGGAGCAGCTGGCTCTCCTGCCGCGACTGCGCGAGCAGCGATTCGAGCTCCTGGTTGTCGCGGTCCAGTTCCGCCGCGCGGTTCTGGAACTGCTGCTGTTGCTGGGCGAGCGTCTGCTGCTGCTCAGGCGAGAGCGAGATCGCCTGCGCGGTCTGCTGGTCCGGACGGAACACAACCCGCCCGCAACCAGTCAGCATCGACAGGCACACGAGACAACAGATTGTTTGCCGGGCGCTCATCCGTGAGGCAATCCGGTAGGAAGGGGCGGGCACGTCCGCACCGCCGCGGTGCTAGCGGCGGGTGATCACGTGGCGGAGCGTAGCACCCCGGCCGCGCGGGGCCAAGGGCAGTTGGCGGGCGGCTGGTTTCGGGTATAGGGTCTCGGGTTTCGGAATCCTGGAGGCCGCTAGCGGCCTTTCAGCGAATCGGCCAGACGTGACAGCATCTTCGCTGTGCCCTGGCTCAGATCCCACGCCTCACGAATCTCTTCACGGGAGAGGAGCTTCAGACGAACTGTGATCTCAAACTGTGTTTCAAGCTCCATCACGGATCCGCGGGCCATCACGACGAATCGGCGGTAGTCCCTACCACCGCGGCCGTACCCCTCGGCGATGTTACTCGGCGCCGAAACGGCCGCTCGCTGCATCTGGGAGATTAGCCCGAACCGCTCCGAGTCCGGTAGCAGTTGTGTGACCTTGTACACCGCCTCGACCAGTTCCATCGCCCGCTGCCAGACATCCAAGCTGCGATAGCCTTTGCGGGCGGCGGCCATGAGTTTTCCCCTCTGTATCGAAACCCGAAACCCTCGACCCGAAACCCGCCTTCGCTAGCTAAGCTCCAGCGACATCGCCAAGCAGTTAAGCCGCGAAGCGGTGTCGCGGGCGGATCGTCCAGCGGCGCTGGCCTGGTCGGCGCGGAGATAGCCCAGCCGCACGGCCGCCTGCATCTGGGACTCGAGTTCGGAGAGCGACTCACGCGCGTCGAGCACGTACTGGCGGTACTCCTTGCCGCCGCGGCCGAACCCTCGGGCGAGCGTCCGGGGGACGGTGGCCGAGATGCGTTGCATCCGCTTGGTCAGCTTCTTGCGGTCGTCGTCGGGGAGTGTACGGGAGATCTCCCTGACCGCTCCTACTAGCTTCATCGAACTCTGCCACGCGTCCAACCGGCGGTAGCCCTTGCTCGAGTTAGCCATGGATCAATTCCTGAGGGGCAGACTCTGCGCCGCCGTCGCCGACGGCGGTCGTTCCGGCAAGCGTAGCTTGCGGAAAGTCCGCTGCGCGCGGCTGCTCAGGAATCACGCTCGGGTACACTCCGTAGAACCGGCGAATGAAGTTCCGCCGCCAGGGCATCGGGGCGTGGGGCGACCAACCCATGCGGGCCATAAAGCGGTCGGACAGGCGGCTGTTGGCGGCGTCGCAGACGATGGCGTCGGTGCGTTTGATCTCCGCCACCAGGTCCAGCGCCCGCAACGCGGCCAAGAAGGTCCGGTAGCTGGCGCCGCGGGTAGTGGCGACATACTTCAGCGCCAAGAAGTTTGGGCACCGCAGCGGCTGGTTGTAGTACAGCCGGCAACGGTCCTCGGGCCCGCGCTCGTGGTAGCGGTCGCCGACCGGCCACAGCTCGCGGGCGGAAAGCAGCTTCGGCCACGGTCGGAGCGTCACCGACTCCAACCGCCCGCCGCGGGTCTCAATAACCCCGTAGCGGCGGACACGCACCCGGTCGCGCCCGGCGTCGAGGTCGACGATCGTTTCTTGCCAGAGCGGCATCGGTCTGGTGCGGGGCGGCCGTTAGGACCAGCTCACCTGCAGCAGGTTCTCGATGCGGTCGACGCCGTCGAGCCGACGCACCAGCTCCTGCGCCATCTGCTTCTCGAAGAAGGTCGTGACGTTGCCGTGCAGGCGGACCTCGCCGTCGGCGGCCTCCACCCGCAGCTTGCCGCCCGGCACGTGCGGGCTGGCCGCCAGCGCGCTAGAGACGCGGTCGCTGAGCAGGTCGTTGGCGGGGGTCGTGGTCGCGGCGGCGGATTCGATCATGGCGTGAGGCAAGAGTCGGGAGGGAAACGGGGCGGCGAGGGGGAGGGGCGGGCCCAACCGGATCAGCCGGGCCCGTAGAAGAATAGATCGTCCCCCGCGCGCCGCCACGTTAAGCCTGGCAGGTTTTTCCCACAGGGTAACTGCGCGAAAGCGTTCGGGTTGCGACGGTTGCGTGGATCCCGTGGCCGGTTGGGTCGACCACCACCCGATCGGCGCCGCCAAGGCCCGCCCCCGCACCGCGTGCAGGGATCGCCAGCCTGACCTGCAGCTGCTTGCCCGCCGGCGGCCACAGACCGCCGCCCTGCGGCAGTTCTGAAGCTTCGCCGGGCTAGTAGACCCCGACCGTGGTCCCACCGGCCAACCGGCTGAACGGCCGCACGCCGCTGATGCCGTCCCAGGGGTACGCCTCGTAAGGGCGTTCGCGTTCGCCCTCGTCGCGTTCGAGGAAGCCGGGGACGAAGAACTCCTTGGTCAGCGTGGTGAGCTTCGAGCGGCCAGTCTCGCCGTAGCCGACCACTCGGTCGGTGTCGTCAAAGTCCACCACCTGCAGCACGGCCCGCGGCTGCGGGGCGTGGTAGGTGATCTTGTACTTGTTCTCGGCCGTGACCGGCTCGCTGCACGCCAGGCCCATTAGGGTGTTGCCGTAGGTGGGCGTCATGTACACGCCGGACTTCTCAGGCGGGCCGCCGAACAGCTCCTCGACGCAGAACTTGGTCCACTGCGGCGTAAACTCGGTGCCGCCGGAGAAGATGCCCGTAATCCCGACCTCGGCCAGGCTCGTGCCGCGTTCTTCAAGCTCCAGGCAGAGCGACTCGATCAGCTTTGGCGTGCCGAACATGCACTTCACTTCGTGCCCGGCGGTGAGGATCGTGATCGCCTGGTCGATGCAGTGCTTCTTGTACTCCTCGACCTGATCCATCTTGCCCTTCTTGATGAGCTTGATCACCCACCGCGGGTCGAGATCGATGCAGAAGCAGATGCCGCCGCGGTGCTGAGCCAGGTGCTCCACCGCCAGCCGCAGCCGCCGCGGTCCGCTGGGGCCGAGCATCAGCCAGTTGGCGCCGGGCGGGAAATACTGGTCCGGCAGCGTGTCGGAGAAGTTGGAGTAGTCAGTGCGGAAGTCGTCGATCGCGATGCGGCTCTTGGGCACGCCGGTGGTGCCGCCGGTCTCGAACACGTAGACCGGCTTGTCGGCCAGGCCCTGGGGCACCCACCGCCGAACCGGCCCGCCGCGGAGCCATTCGTCCTCAAAGTCCGGAAACTTGTTCAGGTCCTCAAAGCACTTGATCTCGGTGAGCGGGTCGAAGTTGAGCTCCCGCTTCTTCTCCAGCCAGAACGGGCAGCCGGTGTTGTCGTTGAAGTGCCAGGCGACCGTCTCCACGGTGTGCGCGTCGAGGTCCTGCTGGGCTTGGTCCACCGCGGCTTGGAGGTTCGCTTCGCTCATAGGAGGGGTGAGGCCTGTAAGGAAGTTGCGTGAGGGGTGAGACATGCAACGATAGTCGCCCGACAAGCGGGTGGCAACGGGACCGGCCACTCAGGCACGGGCAGCGAACGCATGGGCACGGGTGACCGAGGGGCCCCGCCGCTCACGGGGCGGGCCGACGCGGCCACGTTCGCATCCAGCACGCCCGGCGCACAAAAACACCCCACTCAACCGAGCGGGGTGTGGGGTGGTTCGTTGGCTATGTATGCGGCGTTACTCTTCCGCCTCTTCCTCGCCGCCGTTGGCGCTGAGCTGGGCCAGCACCTGGATCACGCCGTTGAGATGGGCCAAGCGGGGGCCGAAGCGGTCGATGAACTCGCTCAGCATGAACTCGCCGTAGACCAGGTCCTCGCGGTTCTCCATGATCTCGTCGGTCATCCGCTCCAGGTACTCCACCTGGACCTGGCTGAGCGTCTCGGCGGCCTTGCGGCACCGCTTGGAGAGCTGCGGGTTGGCGGACTTCCACTGGTTGAGCTCGTTGGCCCGCTGCTTGTGCTGGGCGGCCATCGCGCCGACCAGTTCTTCCAGCAGCTCGTTGGTCCGGTCCTGAGCGGACAGCACCTCGCGGAGCAGCTCGTTGTGCTCTTCCGCAGGTGGCAGCATCGTATTGGGGGGCGAGCCGGTCGACACGTCAACCTGGGAAAACAGCGGGGCGAGCGGCGGCTTGTTCTCGGCCATAGCGGGGTCGGCTTCCTTGGATAACAGCGTTGATAAGAGCGAATGTGGCTGGCGCCGGTCCGGTTTGTCGTCCTGTTGCCGGCCTGTCCTGTCCGCTAGGGCCAGGGCCGGGCGTGACAGCACTGCCGGCTTCGACCCGCGGGTCGCAAACACCACCCGGCGGGTGGGGATGCCTGCCTTTTCGCCTAAGCCCTTACTTTAACGGAGGTCAAACAGGGAATCCAGCGTTTCGGCGCAAATCCGACCCCCGCGGCGCCAAGATTTGTCTCCGGTCAGGCGGGTCGCAGCGGCTGCTAAAGTCTGTCCGCTCCGGGTCCCGATGCTTGAAATGTGCGTCTGCCCAATTAGCCCTGCTATGCCGGCGCCAGCTGCTGACTGCTCTCCTCCTGATCGACGACTGCTGATGAATGTCCCGAATCGGGGACGCCGGGCCCCCTCCGTGGGGTACCTGGCGGTCCTCCATGACCCCCAACTCGGCTACACAGGAGGGCTGCTGATCGTTTCGGCAAGCGGCAGACCTCTCGAGTTCCACTGCTCCACGCCGCTGGCGGTCACCAGGGCGCAGGAGATCCTGTTCGGCGCCACGCTGTCGGCGCACGTCTGCGGCGAGCTCATCGGCGGCGCCCTGGTCAATGCCGCCAAGATCAAACCGACGCTGCTGCTGGTTCAGCACGCGGACGCCGCGCCCGCCGCCGGCCTGCCGGTCATGCTGCTGGCGCCGGCCGAAGAAACCGCGGACACGACCGACACCACAGAATCCCCGGCTGCCGACGAAGAGTCGCCCGCGTCACCCGTCCCGCTAACAGGCTTTGACGAGGAGGCCGCCGCGGAGGTCGAAGAGCTGCTCGCCACGCTCGACCAGCACATCGAGCTCGCCGAGCCGTTCGAGCGCGTTCACGAGGCGGTCCGCGAAGCACAGCGACTGAGCACGCCGGAGGCGCCCAGCAGTGTCGCCGCCTGACCAACACGCCGCCCCGAAAACCTGGTCTGTCGGCTCGGACGAGTTGGTAATGACGGTCGGCGCCGATCGTTTCGGCGGCACCGACGCGATCGCGTTCCCGCAGCCGCCGGTGGCCTCGGTGTCGGTCGCGGCGCCGCGGGTCCGCACCAACGGCTGCCTGCTGCCCGAGGGTGATGCCTTCCTGGCGGGCAGGAGCAACGCCGCCCCTCCCCCACCGCCGAGCGGCGATGCCGTCGGCCCTAGGCGGAGGAGCCGTCGTAGCTCGAAGCACACCCGCATCCGCCCGCCGCGCGACATCGTCAAGCTCTCCGATCGGCTGCAGTACCTGCTGCAGCCACCGCTGGAGTCGTTGCTGGCGGCCAAGAGCCTGCGGTTCCCGTTCCACCCGTTCCCGTACCAGCTAGACGGCGTGGCGTTCTTGTACCCGCGGCAGTCGGCGGTGCTGGCCGACGAGATGGGGCTCGGCAAGACGATGCAGACGATCACCACGATCCGCTTGCTCGCGCACAGCGGCCAGGTGCGGCGGGTGCTGCTGGTCTGCCCCAAGCCGCTGATCACCAATTGGCGGCGTGAATTCGCGCTGTGGGCGCCCGAATTGTCGGTCGTCACGGTCGAGGGCACGGGGGAAAAGCGCCGCTGGGCGTGGGAGAACTCGTCGGCCGTCGTGACGATGACCAACTACGAGACCGCCGTGCGGGACGCCGACACGCTGCACGAGTCGCAGCCCTACGACTTGGTCGTCATCGACGAGGCGCAACGCGTCAAGAACCGCTCGGGCGCCACGGCGGCCGCGGTGCGCGGCGTGCCGCGGCAGCGCAGCTGGGCCCTCACCGGCACCCCGATCGAGAACAGCCTGGACGACCTGGTTGGCATCTACGAGTTCGTCTCGCCCGGCAAGCTACGGCTCGGTCAAACCGCGCGACAGATCGGCGCGGCGGTGGGCGACTCGGTGCTCCGCCGCACCAAGGAGATGGTGCTGACGGACATGCCGCCCAAGATCGTCCGCGACGAGCACATCGACCTCAACCCAGAGCAGTGGGACGCCTACCACAACGCCGAGCAGAACGGCGTGCTGGAGCTGGAGGGCCTGGGCGAGGCGATCACCCTGCAGCACGTGTTCGAGCTGGTGCTGCGGCTCAAGCAGATCTGCAACTTTGACCCGCTCACCAAGAGCAGCAGCAAGCTCGACCGCCTAGAGGCCGAACTGGAAGAGGTCGCCGCCAGCGGCCGCAAGGCGATTGTGTTCAGCCAGTGGGTCGACGCCATCGATGTCATCGCCGAGCGGCTCGGCCGCTTCTCGCCCGCGCAGTACCACGGGCGCGTGCCGCACGCCAAGCGGGACGGCGTGATCGACCGCTTCAAGAACGACCCCGACTGCTCGGTCATCCTGATGAGCTACGGCGCCGGCAGCGTGGGCCTGAACCTGCAGTTCAGCGAGTACGTGTTCCTGTTCGACCGCTGGTGGAACCCGGCGGTCGAGGACCAGGCGATTAATCGTGCGCACCGCATCGGCGCCAAGGGAGCGGTGACTGTCACCCGCTACATCGCGATGGGGACTATCGAGCAACGCATCGACGACATCCTCGCGCAGAAGCGAGAGCTCTTCCAGAGCGTGTTCAGCGACACCAACGCGCCCCGCAGCTACGGGCTGTCGCGCGACGAGTTGCTCTCGCTGTTCCACCTGCAGTCGCCGCAAGGACGGATCGGCAAGGCGGCGTAGCTCCTGCGGCCGGCAAGGAGGTCGGTCTGACGCATGGCTGACGACTGCGGAAACTCTGCCGGCTGGGTTGTGGCCGCTGGGCGTGACGCCCGCACCGATTCCAGGCCTCAAGATTCTGCTCCGCCCGCTGTATTCTCGCGGCGCGTGCCTTGACGCGCGGGCATGCTTTCACGGCGCTTCGCGCGCCCGCTGGCCCCAGGACCCCGGGCCGGCGCCCTCCCCCGCTGAGCAAGGAGCGCCCGCCGTGATCGCCCACCTACCGTCGATTGCATCTACCCTGCTGCTGGTCTTCGGGCCGCTGGCCACGCTGTCGAGCGCGTGGGCGCCCTGCCTGCTCGACCCGGTCACCACGTACACCAACGGCCTGCCGCTGGCGTCGACCGACCCGATGCGGACGCACAACTTCAACTACGGGTGCGACCCGTACCGCGTGGGCTGCTGCGGCGGACACTACCACTGCCCGTGCCTGAAGGGCGCCCTGTTTCCTAACCGCTGTTGTGGCTGCCAGGCAACCCCGCCCGACGCGTGCCGCAACCGCGTGGGCGCGGCGGAGGAACTGGAGCCCAGTGGCGTGATCACCCTGGGCAACCTGCCGGCGCCTTCGGTCGGCGGCGTCTTTGGCGCCGGCCCCGCATCGCCCGCGGCGGCGAGCCCGTTCGGGAGGTAGGCGCGAACGCAACCGCAGGTCCCAGCTCAGCACCATCTCGCCCAGCTTTGGCGCCGGGCGCGCGACTTCGCCACACGTGCTCACGGCAGGATTGGCTGAGGACGGCCCGAAACGCCGGAAGCAGCGTTGTCTATTTCGCTGATCCGCGCGCGGGCGTGCTCGGCGAGTTCGCTCCAGGAGTCGAGCTCCAGGGCTCGGGCGTAGCAGACGCGGCTCTGGCCTTCGCCGCGTTGCGGGTCACTATCGCAGACCTTCCCGAGTAGCACGTAGAGGACCGGCTCGTCGGCATGCTCGTTGATGGCGTCGATCAGGTCGCTGGCAAGTTCCGGATCGGGCTCCCCGGTGCGGGCCAACTCCCACCGTGCTGAGAACCAGGCATGGCGATCAATGCTCTCGGCCATGTCGGCGTCGACGAACTCGGCGGCGAGGCTGCGCAAAGTCTCTGCGTCGCCCGCGCCTCCAAACTGGCGGTACACGGCGGCGCGGAAGAATGTGTTGTTCGGAGCCGAGTGCAGCATCTCCAAGAGGCGGCCGGGCGTGCCGGACTCGAGTGTTTCGGTGGCGCCGGGAGGCTGTGCCTGCTCAACGGCCTGCGTGACAACTTGCGGGTCGAGAGACAATAGCACCCGCC contains:
- the hisH gene encoding imidazole glycerol phosphate synthase subunit HisH, which gives rise to MLAIINYEMGNLRSVQKALEKVGHDAVITDDPAQIAAADKLVLPGVGAYADAIAALRKKRLVEPIQQAIADGRPFLGVCLGMQLLFDVSYEDGEHQGLGVVPGRVVKFDVPRELKVPHMGWNQAAFAKPTRLFSGVQDNAYFYFVHSYYVVPEDEGVVAARCDYGSPFCAAIERDNLFATQFHPEKSQADGLRVLKNFAEL
- a CDS encoding OmpA/MotB family protein → MLTGCGRVVFRPDQQTAQAISLSPEQQQTLAQQQQQFQNRAAELDRDNQELESLLAQSRQESQLLREQVSATQSQLRATTDQLAGLQQERAQLQSKTQAMMASVKTPGPAGIRANNTLLRPLSVGSLPGVDVRQDGDTIRISIPADEVFQPGAAQLKPGGDQLLMRVAADVIAAYPEQVIGIEGHTDSAPPASPQFPTSHHLSVAQATTAYDLLTRGANVPAQQVFVIGHGGNHPRMSNATDAGRQANRRIEVVVYPEVVRRR
- a CDS encoding four helix bundle protein; the encoded protein is MAAARKGYRSLDVWQRAMELVEAVYKVTQLLPDSERFGLISQMQRAAVSAPSNIAEGYGRGGRDYRRFVVMARGSVMELETQFEITVRLKLLSREEIREAWDLSQGTAKMLSRLADSLKGR
- a CDS encoding four helix bundle protein gives rise to the protein MANSSKGYRRLDAWQSSMKLVGAVREISRTLPDDDRKKLTKRMQRISATVPRTLARGFGRGGKEYRQYVLDARESLSELESQMQAAVRLGYLRADQASAAGRSARDTASRLNCLAMSLELS
- a CDS encoding BON domain-containing protein, which encodes MIESAAATTTPANDLLSDRVSSALAASPHVPGGKLRVEAADGEVRLHGNVTTFFEKQMAQELVRRLDGVDRIENLLQVSWS
- a CDS encoding DEAD/DEAH box helicase, whose amino-acid sequence is MTVGADRFGGTDAIAFPQPPVASVSVAAPRVRTNGCLLPEGDAFLAGRSNAAPPPPPSGDAVGPRRRSRRSSKHTRIRPPRDIVKLSDRLQYLLQPPLESLLAAKSLRFPFHPFPYQLDGVAFLYPRQSAVLADEMGLGKTMQTITTIRLLAHSGQVRRVLLVCPKPLITNWRREFALWAPELSVVTVEGTGEKRRWAWENSSAVVTMTNYETAVRDADTLHESQPYDLVVIDEAQRVKNRSGATAAAVRGVPRQRSWALTGTPIENSLDDLVGIYEFVSPGKLRLGQTARQIGAAVGDSVLRRTKEMVLTDMPPKIVRDEHIDLNPEQWDAYHNAEQNGVLELEGLGEAITLQHVFELVLRLKQICNFDPLTKSSSKLDRLEAELEEVAASGRKAIVFSQWVDAIDVIAERLGRFSPAQYHGRVPHAKRDGVIDRFKNDPDCSVILMSYGAGSVGLNLQFSEYVFLFDRWWNPAVEDQAINRAHRIGAKGAVTVTRYIAMGTIEQRIDDILAQKRELFQSVFSDTNAPRSYGLSRDELLSLFHLQSPQGRIGKAA